One region of Phragmites australis chromosome 18, lpPhrAust1.1, whole genome shotgun sequence genomic DNA includes:
- the LOC133899649 gene encoding protein TIFY 6a-like — MERDFLGAIGRKEKDGEAVDGESRTEPDYTGGAPAMQWQFPAKSGAAPTVMSFRTAKENNRKEFSISGFRQAVATAAAAGDAFDGIKMRASLPVMPQQRQFGLDTRVTAQQYAAVAHRQHIISGGSRMVQPLSSRHPAPFDPVNPALGMLSLHNAAGSSFKNQPFTASNAVNGSTVGMYGVRNQKSTQLTIFYGGSVNVFDNAPAEKVQELMLLASRASIPSPPSAACKPNSPVSAPAKVNVPEVLPARQIVIQKPEPSVPHLSSISSPVPVVSQAVTLPMSTSSCNPESTGPKTPGLPSVVTPISQSSPSVVTPISQASSSQPTPVATTTAASIMPRAVPQARKASLARFLEKRKERVATVAPYPASKSPLESSDALGSASAPSKSSSTDIAQTSNNDEEPLCYGQPRNISFSSEACLSTRLQI, encoded by the exons ATGGAGAGGGACTTCCTGGGCGCGATTGGCAGGAAGGAGAAGGACGGCGAGGCGGTGGATGGGGAGAGCAGAACGGAGCCAG ATTATACGGGAGGAGCACCGGCGATGCAGTGGCAGTTTCCGGCAAAGTCCGGCGCCGCGCCGACGGTCATGTCCTTCAGAACGGCGAAGGAGAATAACCGTAAGGAGTTCTCCATCTCCGGCTTCCGGCAGGCagtggcgacggcggcggccgccggagATGCCTTCGACGGCATCAAGATGCGCGCCTCCTTGCCTGTGATGCCTCAGCAG AGGCAGTTTGGGCTGGACACTCGAGTCACCGCGCAGCAGTATGCCGCCGTAGCGCACAGGCAGCACATAATCTCGGGTGGATCCAGGATGGTTCAACCTTTGTCATCGCGCCATCCTGCGCCGTTCGATCCGGTGAATCCTGCACTCGGGATGCTGAGCCTCCACAATGCTGCCGGTAGCTCGTTCAAGAATCAACCTTTCACCGCGAGCAATGCGGTCAACGGTTCTACTGTCGGCATGTATGGCGTAAG GAATCAGAAATCGACACAGTTGACAATATTCTACGGTGGTTCGGTGAATGTATTCGATAACGCCCCAGCAGAGAAG GTTCAAGAACTTATGCTGTTAGCCAGCAGGGCATCTATTCCAAGCCCACCAAGCGCTGCCTGCAAACCGAATTCGCCTGTTTCCGCCCCTGCAAAGGTCAACGTGCCTGAGGTTTTGCCTGCGAGGCAGATTGTGATTCAGAAACCAGAGCCTTCTGTGCCTCATTTATCGAGCATTTCAAGTCCAGTACCCGTCGTGTCACAAGCTGTGACACTCCCCATGAGCACGTCTAGCTGTAATCCAGAGTCTACCGGGCCGAAAACTCCTGGTCTACCATCGGTGGTTACTCCCATCAGTCAGTCTTCCCCATCGGTGGTTACTCCCATCAGTCAGGCTTCCTCATCTCAGCCAACGCCAGTAGCAACTACAACTGCAGCATCTATCATGCCAAGAG CTGTCCCTCAAGCTCGGAAAGCGTCTCTTGCCCGATTCTtggagaagagaaaggagag AGTGGCAACTGTTGCACCATACCCAGCATCGAAGAGTCCTCTAGAGAGCAGCGACGCGTTAGGCAGCGCAAGCGCTCCAAGCAAATCATCGTCCACGGACATTGCCCAAACGAGCAACAATGACGAGGAGCCCTTGTGCTACGGCCAACCCAGGAATATCAGCTTCAGCAGTGAGGCGTGCCTCAGCACAAGGTTACAGATCTGA